A genomic window from Candidatus Saccharibacteria bacterium includes:
- a CDS encoding PadR family transcriptional regulator: MENQESDLIRQYTDQLSTQLRKGLLSYFILAITDQPIYASDIIRQLSEAGLTVVEGTIYPLLSRLQRDGLLGYEWQESLQGPPRKYYSLTPLGREIAIELQKEIANLNNVTANLERKETK; the protein is encoded by the coding sequence ATGGAAAACCAGGAAAGCGACTTGATTAGACAATATACTGATCAATTATCGACGCAACTGCGAAAAGGCTTGCTCAGTTATTTCATTCTCGCAATAACCGATCAGCCGATTTATGCATCAGACATCATCCGTCAGTTGAGCGAGGCGGGGTTAACGGTCGTAGAGGGTACGATATATCCGCTGCTCAGTCGCTTGCAGCGTGATGGGTTATTAGGGTATGAGTGGCAAGAATCACTGCAGGGGCCGCCGAGAAAATATTATTCTCTCACGCCACTAGGCAGGGAAATCGCCATTGAGCTACAAAAGGAAATTGCTAATCTGAACAATGTTACTGCTAACCTCGAACGAAAGGAGACAAAATGA